In Acidobacteriota bacterium, a single genomic region encodes these proteins:
- a CDS encoding xanthine dehydrogenase family protein subunit M yields the protein MQVPAPFEYERATSVEHAIALRERLGEEARFIAGGHSLLPMMKLRLANPEYLIDINDLTELFYITEAEGEIRIGAMTRHRDLLDSDLLAQHFPIFRDAEKVIADPVVRNRGTLGGSLCQADPSEDLTAVCNALDASCVIKSTSGERVVSMSDFHVGPYETAVGPAEMLTEIRIPLKPNSGSAYEKVERRAGDWAIVSAGAAIWMDGDRIADGRVGLAAVGPNTTLIGPVSDALHNVVPSEDLYEAVGEIAAANCAPQDDLRGTVAYKTHLAKELTRRALRRAVARVQGQEA from the coding sequence ATGCAAGTACCTGCGCCGTTCGAATATGAGCGGGCCACTAGCGTCGAGCATGCTATCGCGTTGCGAGAGCGTTTAGGTGAGGAGGCGAGATTCATTGCTGGCGGCCACAGTCTGCTGCCGATGATGAAGCTCAGACTCGCGAATCCTGAATATCTGATCGACATCAACGATCTCACAGAACTGTTCTACATCACTGAGGCGGAGGGGGAAATTCGGATCGGAGCGATGACGCGGCATCGTGATTTGCTTGATTCTGACTTGTTGGCTCAGCACTTCCCGATCTTTCGCGATGCAGAGAAAGTCATTGCCGACCCGGTAGTTCGTAACCGTGGAACGCTCGGCGGATCGCTCTGCCAAGCCGACCCTTCAGAGGATCTGACCGCGGTATGCAACGCACTCGATGCGTCCTGCGTGATCAAATCGACCAGTGGAGAGCGTGTCGTATCGATGAGCGATTTCCACGTTGGACCCTACGAGACAGCAGTGGGTCCCGCTGAAATGCTGACCGAAATCCGCATTCCGCTGAAACCCAACTCAGGTAGCGCGTATGAAAAGGTTGAACGTCGAGCGGGCGACTGGGCAATAGTCTCGGCGGGTGCTGCAATCTGGATGGATGGTGATCGAATCGCCGATGGAAGGGTCGGACTTGCAGCTGTCGGCCCGAACACCACTTTGATTGGACCTGTGTCCGACGCGCTCCACAATGTCGTGCCGTCCGAAGACCTCTACGAGGCAGTAGGAGAGATTGCGGCTGCGAACTGCGCCCCCCAAGACGATCTACGAGGGACGGTTGCCTATAAGACGCACCTTGCGAAAGAACTTACCCGGCGAGCACTACGGCGGGCTGTGGCCCGAGTCCAAGGACAGGAGGCCTGA
- a CDS encoding (2Fe-2S)-binding protein, with translation MQVNMTINGQEISEEIEPRLLLVHFIRDQVGLTGTHWGCDTSNCGTCVVLVDGEPVKSCTMLTAMAGGHDITTVEGLEVDGVLDPIQEGFMQCHGLQCGFCTPGMMLTARALLDKNADPSDAEIREAISGQICRCTGYATIVRSIQWAANNQLEAAIGSTS, from the coding sequence ATGCAGGTGAACATGACCATCAACGGCCAAGAGATCAGCGAGGAGATCGAGCCTCGCCTCCTTCTCGTGCATTTCATCCGAGACCAAGTCGGTCTCACAGGAACTCATTGGGGCTGTGACACCAGCAACTGCGGGACGTGCGTCGTACTAGTCGACGGCGAGCCGGTGAAGTCCTGCACGATGCTTACGGCAATGGCCGGCGGCCACGACATTACAACCGTCGAAGGCCTCGAAGTGGATGGGGTCCTTGACCCGATACAGGAGGGATTCATGCAATGCCATGGGTTGCAGTGTGGCTTTTGCACACCCGGCATGATGCTGACCGCACGGGCACTTCTAGACAAGAACGCCGACCCGAGTGATGCCGAGATCCGGGAGGCCATTTCTGGCCAGATCTGCCGTTGTACGGGGTATGCAACCATCGTGCGATCCATTCAGTGGGCCGCTAACAATCAGCTAGAAGCTGCGATCGGGAGTACATCATGA
- a CDS encoding carbon-monoxide dehydrogenase large subunit has protein sequence MTTTETPTEAAEEQERPIGFGRLLRKEDPRLIRGMGNFVDDIQLPGMLHLAILRSPMAHARIVSIDTSAALAHPKVVAVITGEDLAEKGLAWMPTLSNDTQAVLATDKVRFQHQEVAFVVAEDRYSARDALELIVVDYERLDPVIDVRKALDADAPLIRDDLEDKTDNRIFDWETGDEAATAEVFDSADVVVSEEIIYPRVHPAPMETCGCVADVERVSGKLTLWCTSQAPHAHRTIYALVTGLPEHKIRIIAPDIGGGFGNKVPIYPGYVCAIVASLVIGKPVKWMEDRTENLVSTGFARDYIMKAEIAATKDGKILAVRSEVLADHGAFNGVASPAKYPAGFFGVFTGSYDLEAAYTKMTAVYTNKAPGGVAYACSFRITEAVYMVERLVDCLAYELEMDPAELRLKNLLKPEQFPYTTKTGWVYDSGNYEPAMRKAMDMAGYDELRREQAEKRERGELMGIGVSFFTEAVGAGPRKDMDILGLGMADGCELRIHPTGKAVVRLSVKSQGQGHETTFAQIVSEEIGIPPEDIEVVQGDTDNTPFGLGTYGSRSTPVSGAAAALVTRKVRDKAQIIASGMLEVSVADLEWNKGSFSVKGDPSKSVTIQEIAFRSYGAGDLPEGVEGGLEAQICYNPENLTYPFGAYICVVDIDPGTAVVKVRRFIAVDDCGTQINPMIIEGQVHGGLTDGIGMAMMQMVSFDEDGNCLAGSFMDYLIPTALETPTWETGYTVTPSPHHPIGAKGIGESATVGSPPAVVNAIVDALKPYGVRHADMPLTPSRVWEAMQGNHTPPI, from the coding sequence ATGACCACAACCGAAACTCCGACCGAGGCAGCAGAAGAGCAAGAACGGCCGATCGGATTCGGTCGATTACTGCGGAAAGAAGACCCTCGACTGATTCGCGGGATGGGAAACTTTGTTGATGACATCCAGCTTCCTGGCATGCTGCACCTCGCGATATTGCGGTCCCCAATGGCGCATGCCCGAATCGTCAGCATTGATACGTCGGCGGCGCTTGCTCACCCCAAGGTGGTTGCGGTCATCACAGGTGAGGATCTTGCCGAGAAAGGTCTGGCGTGGATGCCGACCCTCTCCAACGACACACAGGCAGTGTTGGCGACCGACAAGGTTCGATTCCAGCACCAGGAGGTCGCCTTCGTTGTCGCTGAGGACCGATACTCGGCGCGCGACGCGCTTGAACTCATCGTTGTCGACTACGAGCGGCTTGATCCGGTAATCGACGTTCGTAAGGCGCTTGATGCCGATGCTCCGTTGATTCGCGATGACCTTGAAGACAAGACTGACAACCGGATCTTTGACTGGGAGACCGGTGACGAGGCCGCGACCGCTGAGGTATTCGACAGCGCCGACGTCGTAGTCAGCGAGGAAATTATCTACCCGCGAGTTCACCCTGCACCGATGGAAACGTGCGGATGTGTTGCCGACGTCGAACGTGTGTCGGGCAAGTTGACGCTGTGGTGCACGTCGCAGGCACCGCATGCGCACCGCACCATCTATGCATTGGTCACAGGTTTACCGGAACATAAAATTCGGATAATTGCGCCCGATATCGGCGGAGGCTTCGGCAACAAAGTGCCGATCTACCCCGGGTATGTGTGTGCGATTGTGGCTTCGCTGGTGATCGGCAAGCCCGTGAAATGGATGGAGGATCGTACCGAGAACCTGGTCAGCACAGGATTTGCCCGTGACTACATCATGAAGGCCGAAATCGCAGCCACGAAGGATGGAAAGATCCTCGCGGTACGCAGCGAAGTGCTTGCGGACCATGGAGCATTCAACGGGGTCGCCTCGCCCGCCAAGTACCCTGCCGGGTTCTTTGGTGTGTTCACAGGCAGCTACGACCTTGAGGCAGCGTATACGAAGATGACGGCCGTGTATACGAACAAGGCGCCGGGCGGCGTCGCGTACGCGTGTTCTTTCCGGATCACCGAGGCGGTCTACATGGTGGAACGTCTTGTCGACTGTCTCGCATACGAATTGGAAATGGACCCAGCCGAACTCCGTCTGAAGAACCTTCTCAAGCCCGAGCAGTTTCCGTACACGACGAAAACGGGATGGGTGTACGACTCGGGCAACTACGAGCCGGCGATGCGCAAGGCCATGGACATGGCTGGTTATGACGAACTGCGTCGCGAGCAGGCTGAGAAACGTGAGCGCGGAGAGCTGATGGGTATCGGTGTTTCATTTTTCACTGAGGCCGTGGGCGCAGGGCCCCGCAAGGACATGGACATCCTGGGTCTCGGAATGGCCGACGGCTGCGAACTCCGTATTCATCCCACTGGCAAGGCGGTGGTACGTCTGTCGGTGAAGTCACAGGGTCAAGGACACGAGACAACATTTGCGCAGATAGTCTCGGAAGAAATCGGCATTCCTCCAGAAGACATTGAAGTTGTGCAGGGCGATACCGACAACACGCCGTTCGGTCTGGGCACCTACGGGAGCCGGTCCACGCCGGTGTCGGGTGCTGCCGCGGCCCTCGTGACCCGCAAGGTGCGCGACAAGGCACAGATCATCGCCTCCGGCATGCTGGAAGTTTCCGTTGCGGACCTTGAGTGGAACAAGGGTTCGTTTTCGGTGAAGGGCGATCCGTCTAAATCGGTGACGATTCAAGAGATTGCGTTCAGGTCCTACGGCGCCGGTGACTTGCCCGAGGGAGTCGAAGGCGGACTCGAGGCGCAGATCTGTTACAACCCGGAGAACTTGACGTACCCGTTCGGCGCATACATCTGCGTCGTCGACATCGATCCCGGTACTGCTGTTGTCAAAGTACGACGCTTTATTGCGGTCGACGACTGCGGCACACAGATCAATCCGATGATCATTGAAGGGCAAGTGCACGGCGGCCTAACGGATGGCATTGGCATGGCAATGATGCAGATGGTTTCGTTCGATGAGGACGGCAACTGCCTTGCTGGTTCGTTCATGGACTACCTGATTCCCACGGCGTTGGAAACGCCAACATGGGAGACCGGTTACACCGTCACGCCGTCGCCGCATCACCCGATCGGCGCAAAGGGAATTGGCGAGTCGGCAACGGTTGGTTCACCTCCAGCTGTTGTCAACGCAATCGTCGATGCCCTGAAGCCGTACGGCGTTCGGCACGCCGACATGCCACTGACACCGTCGCGGGTGTGGGAGGCCATGCAGGGCAACCACACTCCGCCGATCTGA